One Electrophorus electricus isolate fEleEle1 chromosome 10, fEleEle1.pri, whole genome shotgun sequence genomic region harbors:
- the LOC118242174 gene encoding RNA-binding protein 12B-like, whose product MAVVIRLQGLRITAGSEDIRNFFTGLRIPDGGVHIIGGDLEEAFIIFASDEDARRAMTRSGGCIKGSPVNLLLSSKSEMQKVLEESTRKSETNVKKFYKEGVKRPAADGRPPLLNEDMRIDMRRGDHQNMGKRTSPRSLNDSQSQIGDGALNAGGLYLNLSGMPFSATKEDVRLFFNGLQIDDVIFLRNHRGMFNGCGLVKFATREDAKEGLKRDRQYIGPRYIRIMCCSEDQWVDAGGSIRLEGAGQRKYLSDRARSRSPIRSQSRSSSPSDDEYCVLYENLSYSIEKRDIKAMLHPVCVKDDQIIIFVDKNSDRTKSAVVVFRNLMDYCSGLAHHKETFFQRTVYVSPISKEKMVAILESSADSRGDSRRSSRSSERSQKSAYDSERRCLYVRNLPFDVRKVEIMDFFHGFQLSDNTVVLLQDERGAGLGEALVIFPTEKEAITAQSLNGRRFLGSEVMLKCITLAQTQEFRNEVIGNMPERNVQRNKTKYGNSSFFSRARMHVDDRVMADGPHYGRGNKGPFGHLESPDAYRHGTRGPHYEPPDQQFDGPTCLKLLNLPSQIRIDEIYDFCYGYRVIPGSVSLQCDRSGVPVGSATVVFETHSEAVTAVQELNGRPIGTRKIKVVFV is encoded by the coding sequence ATGGCGGTGGTCATCCGCTTACAGGGACTCAGAATCACTGCTGGTTCTGAGGACATTCGCAATTTCTTCACTGGCCTTAGAATACCTGATGGTGGAGTTCATATAATTGGTGGAGACCTTGAGGAAGCTTTTATAATATTTGCATCTGATGAAGATGCGAGACGAGCAATGACACGCTCTGGGGGATGCATCAAAGGTTCCCCTGTTAACTTGCTTTTGAGTAGCAAGTCGGAGATGCAGAAGGTTCTAGAGGAAAGCACAAGGAAGTCTGAAACAAATGTCAAGAAGTTTTATAAGGAGGGTGTCAAAAGGCCTGCAGCAGATGGAAGACCACCCTTATTAAATGAGGACATGAGAATAGACATGCGAAGAGGAGATCATCAGAACATGGGGAAAAGAACATCCCCACGTTCTTTGAATGATTCTCAAAGTCAGATTGGCGATGGGGCATTGAATGCAGGTGGTCTTTATTTGAACTTGTCTGGAATGCCATTCTCAGCAACGAAGGAGGACGTCCGCCTGTTTTTTAACGGTTTGCAAATTGATGACGTAATATTTTTGAGAAACCACCGTGGAATGTTTAATGGGTGTGGTTTGGTCAAATTCGCAACCAGAGAGGATGCCAAAGAAGGACTCAAGAGGGACCGACAATACATTGGTCCACGTTACATCAGAATAATGTGTTGCTCAGAGGATCAGTGGGTGGATGCTGGGGGTTCTATTAGACTAGAAGGTGCCGGTCAGAGAAAATATTTATCAGACCGTGCAAGATCTCGCTCTCCCATTCGATCTCAATCACGATCAAGTTCCCCTTCTGATGACGAGTACTGTGTGCTGTATGAAAACCTCTCGTATTCCATTGAAAAGAGGGACATAAAAGCCATGCTGCatcctgtttgtgtgaaggacgatcagatcattatttttgttgataAGAACAGTGATAGGACCAAATCAGCAGTTGTGGTGTTTAGAAATCTGATGGACTACTGTTCTGGATTAGCTCatcataaagaaacatttttccaaagGACCGTCTATGTTTCTCCTATCTCCAAAGAAAAGATGGTTGCCATATTGGAATCCTCTGCTGATTCAAGAGGAGATAGCAGAAGGTCCAGTAGGTCATCTGAACGATCACAAAAAAGTGCTTATGACTCAGAAAGGAGATGCCTGTACGTTCGCAATCTGCCTTTTGATGTCCGTAAAGTAGAGATCATGGATTTCTTTCATGGATTCCAACTCTCAGACAATACGGTTGTCCTGCTTCAGGATGAGAGGGGAGCTGGTCTTGGTGAGGCTTTAGTGATCTTCCCAACAGAAAAAGAGGCTATAACGGCACAGTCTTTGAACGGGCGAAGGTTTCTTGGATCAGAAGTTATGCTGAAATGCATCACCTTGGCTCAGACGCAAGAATTCAGAAATGAGGTAATAGGCAACATGCCAGAGAGGAATGTTCAGAGGAATAAAACGAAATATGGAAACTCGTCTTTTTTCTCTCGTGCCCGAATGCATGTAGATGATCGTGTAATGGCAGATGGGCCCCACTATGGACGTGGAAACAAAGGTCCTTTCGGTCATCTTGAAAGCCCCGATGCTTATAGACACGGAACACGTGGACCACATTATGAACCACCTGACCAGCAATTTGATGGGCCCACCTGTCTTAAATTGCTCAATCTACCTTCTCAGATAAGAATCGATGAAATCTATGACTTCTGCTATGGGTACAGAGTCATTCCTGGATCAGTCTCATTACAGTGTGATAGAAGTGGAGTGCCTGTTGGTTCTGCAACTGTTGTATTTGAAACCCACAGTGAGGCAGTCACTGCTGTTCAAGAATTAAATGGAAGACCCATTGGTACCAGGAAAATAAaggttgtatttgtgtag
- the LOC113569356 gene encoding uridine phosphorylase 1-like isoform X1: MASGFADEKNGKKCGRSPFVNNPHLDSMKEDILYHFNLNTGTLNFPAKFGDVKFVCVGGSPWRMKSFAEYIAGELGLAVPNAEYPNICESTDRYAMYKVGPVLSVSHGMGIPSISIMLHELIKLLYHARCTDVTIVRLGTSGGIGLHPGTVVITKQPMDATFLPRFEQVILGKSVVRSTELDGDLAEELLQCGKDLAEFDTVIANTMCTLDFYEGQARLDGAFCSYTEEDKQNYLAKAYAAGVRNIEMESSVFAAMCKLSNLRAAVVCVTLLDRQKGDQLSSSHDVLHSYQQRPQILVGHYIKKKLNASKKS; this comes from the exons atggcatcGGGATTTGCTGatgagaaaaatggaaaaaaatgcgGAAG gTCCCCATTTGTTAACAATCCACATTTGGACTCCATGAAAGAAGATATTCTGTACCATTTCAATCTGAATACCGGCACGCTTAATTTTCCTGCAAAGTTCGGAGATGTCAAA tttgtgtgtgttgggggtagTCCATGGAGGATGAAGTCTTTCGCTGAGTACATTGCTGGAGAGCTGGGTCTTGCAGTTCCAAACGCAGAGTACCCAAACATCTGTGAGAGCACAGATCGATATGCCATGTACAAAGTAGGACCTGTCCTGTCTGTTAGT cATGGCATGGGCATCCCCTCAATTTCGATAATGTTACATGAGCTCATCAAGCTCCTCTACCATGCACGCTGCACTGATGTTACAATAGTGCGCCTCGGAACCTCTGGTGGAATAG GTTTACATCCAGGCACAGTGGTGATCACCAAGCAGCCAATGGATGCCACATTCTTGCCCCGCTTCGAGCAAGTCATCCTGGGCAAGTCAGTGGTGAGAAGCACCGAACTGGATGGAGATCTTGCAGAGGAGCTGCTACAGTGCGGCAAAGATCTAGCAGAGTTCGACACGGTCATTGCTAACACAATGTGCACGCTGGACTTCTACGAAG GTCAAGCTCGTTTGGACGGGGCTTTCTGTTCTTACACCGAGGAGGACAAGCAAAACTACCTGGCCAAGGCCTATGCAGCAGGAGTGCGCAACATTGAGATGGAGTCTTCTGTTTTTGCTGCCATGTGCAAACTGAGTAACCTACGAG CGGCAGTGGTTTGTGTGACACTGCTGGACCGGCAGAAAGGAGACCAGCTCAGCAGTTCTCATGATGTCCTGCACAGCTACCAACAACGGCCACAGATCCTAGTTGGACATTACATCAAAAAGAAGCTTAATGCTTCCAAGAAAAGTTAG
- the LOC113569356 gene encoding uridine phosphorylase 1-like isoform X2 translates to MKEDILYHFNLNTGTLNFPAKFGDVKFVCVGGSPWRMKSFAEYIAGELGLAVPNAEYPNICESTDRYAMYKVGPVLSVSHGMGIPSISIMLHELIKLLYHARCTDVTIVRLGTSGGIGLHPGTVVITKQPMDATFLPRFEQVILGKSVVRSTELDGDLAEELLQCGKDLAEFDTVIANTMCTLDFYEGQARLDGAFCSYTEEDKQNYLAKAYAAGVRNIEMESSVFAAMCKLSNLRAAVVCVTLLDRQKGDQLSSSHDVLHSYQQRPQILVGHYIKKKLNASKKS, encoded by the exons ATGAAAGAAGATATTCTGTACCATTTCAATCTGAATACCGGCACGCTTAATTTTCCTGCAAAGTTCGGAGATGTCAAA tttgtgtgtgttgggggtagTCCATGGAGGATGAAGTCTTTCGCTGAGTACATTGCTGGAGAGCTGGGTCTTGCAGTTCCAAACGCAGAGTACCCAAACATCTGTGAGAGCACAGATCGATATGCCATGTACAAAGTAGGACCTGTCCTGTCTGTTAGT cATGGCATGGGCATCCCCTCAATTTCGATAATGTTACATGAGCTCATCAAGCTCCTCTACCATGCACGCTGCACTGATGTTACAATAGTGCGCCTCGGAACCTCTGGTGGAATAG GTTTACATCCAGGCACAGTGGTGATCACCAAGCAGCCAATGGATGCCACATTCTTGCCCCGCTTCGAGCAAGTCATCCTGGGCAAGTCAGTGGTGAGAAGCACCGAACTGGATGGAGATCTTGCAGAGGAGCTGCTACAGTGCGGCAAAGATCTAGCAGAGTTCGACACGGTCATTGCTAACACAATGTGCACGCTGGACTTCTACGAAG GTCAAGCTCGTTTGGACGGGGCTTTCTGTTCTTACACCGAGGAGGACAAGCAAAACTACCTGGCCAAGGCCTATGCAGCAGGAGTGCGCAACATTGAGATGGAGTCTTCTGTTTTTGCTGCCATGTGCAAACTGAGTAACCTACGAG CGGCAGTGGTTTGTGTGACACTGCTGGACCGGCAGAAAGGAGACCAGCTCAGCAGTTCTCATGATGTCCTGCACAGCTACCAACAACGGCCACAGATCCTAGTTGGACATTACATCAAAAAGAAGCTTAATGCTTCCAAGAAAAGTTAG
- the LOC118242176 gene encoding uncharacterized protein C8orf88-like isoform X2 encodes MDGANIVMGVSRRRIRNLQPARPLRRLNINQEKHREVVAERSDKTTDTPTNTISEKQFYEILKPQSQCQSLAKTERISYSRDLLIRLASSPMAKKKPDFLPDHPVVLEKPRHQDVFLNNFNNNLDMILHTLAFQQIGPPLGLK; translated from the exons GATGGGGGTGTCGAGGAGGAGGATCCGAAACCTGCAGCCGGCTAGGCCGCTGCGTCGTTTGAACATAAATCAAG agaaacacagagaggtaGTGGCCGAGCGATCGGACAAGACGACGGACACACCA ACAAACACCATTAGTGAGAAGCAGTTTTATGAAATCCTTAAACCTCAAAGCCAATGTCAATCACTTGCCAAGACAG AAAGAATATCATACAGTAGGGACTTGCTGATCAGGTTGGCAAGCTCACCAATGGCAAAGAAAAAACCTGACTTCCTACCAGACCACCCAGTAGTTCTAGAAAAGCCA AGGCACCAAGATGTGTTTCTGAACAACTTTAACAATAACCTGGACAT GATTCTTCACACACTGGCATTTCAGCAGATTGGTCCACCTCtgggtttaaaatga
- the LOC118242176 gene encoding uncharacterized protein C8orf88-like isoform X3, translating into MGVSRRRIRNLQPARPLRRLNINQEKHREVVAERSDKTTDTPTNTISEKQFYEILKPQSQCQSLAKTERISYSRDLLIRLASSPMAKKKPDFLPDHPVVLEKPRHQDVFLNNFNNNLDIQGAEGGFCLRLLAHSKQ; encoded by the exons ATGGGGGTGTCGAGGAGGAGGATCCGAAACCTGCAGCCGGCTAGGCCGCTGCGTCGTTTGAACATAAATCAAG agaaacacagagaggtaGTGGCCGAGCGATCGGACAAGACGACGGACACACCA ACAAACACCATTAGTGAGAAGCAGTTTTATGAAATCCTTAAACCTCAAAGCCAATGTCAATCACTTGCCAAGACAG AAAGAATATCATACAGTAGGGACTTGCTGATCAGGTTGGCAAGCTCACCAATGGCAAAGAAAAAACCTGACTTCCTACCAGACCACCCAGTAGTTCTAGAAAAGCCA AGGCACCAAGATGTGTTTCTGAACAACTTTAACAATAACCTGGACAT acAGGGCGCTGAAGGTGGTTTTTGTCTGCGGTTACTAGCCCACTCCAAACAGTGA
- the LOC118242176 gene encoding uncharacterized protein C8orf88-like isoform X1 encodes MDGANIVMGVSRRRIRNLQPARPLRRLNINQEKHREVVAERSDKTTDTPTNTISEKQFYEILKPQSQCQSLAKTERISYSRDLLIRLASSPMAKKKPDFLPDHPVVLEKPRHQDVFLNNFNNNLDIQGAEGGFCLRLLAHSKQ; translated from the exons GATGGGGGTGTCGAGGAGGAGGATCCGAAACCTGCAGCCGGCTAGGCCGCTGCGTCGTTTGAACATAAATCAAG agaaacacagagaggtaGTGGCCGAGCGATCGGACAAGACGACGGACACACCA ACAAACACCATTAGTGAGAAGCAGTTTTATGAAATCCTTAAACCTCAAAGCCAATGTCAATCACTTGCCAAGACAG AAAGAATATCATACAGTAGGGACTTGCTGATCAGGTTGGCAAGCTCACCAATGGCAAAGAAAAAACCTGACTTCCTACCAGACCACCCAGTAGTTCTAGAAAAGCCA AGGCACCAAGATGTGTTTCTGAACAACTTTAACAATAACCTGGACAT acAGGGCGCTGAAGGTGGTTTTTGTCTGCGGTTACTAGCCCACTCCAAACAGTGA